TTCTTATGGGAGGGTAGGTAAGTAAGGGACTTTGCCATCTTATGACCCTGGGCCTACAGCCCCAAACAAACTTAACCCCTAGTTTCATCTTCCCAGTGTATACTGCTGCAATAGCTATGCCTTGATTTGGTATGTGCGCTTGGCTTTAAACAGTGCCCTGTGTGCTCGATTGGATAAGGAAGGTTTGGGGTGTTGCCAAGTGAGAGGGATGGGTTTTCAGACTGTATTTCAACTTAGCACACAGTgtgataaataattttctttctatagtCTCCAAAAAAGGTTGGTGATGACATCGCCAAGGCAACCGGTGATTGGAAGGGTCTAAGGATTACAGTGAAACTGACCATTCAGAACAGACAGGCCCAGGTACTTGGTTTGAGGGGGAGGGTAGAGGTAGCAACcctttgggattcctgggtggaaGGTTTTTGCCACCTGACCCCAGTGGTGAGCTGAGGGCAATTTTAAATGTGGGGAAGGCTCTTGAGAGCATGGATCAAGAAAGAGCAAGGATGTGGACTCAAATATTAATTAGCTCTGGTCACTTGTGTGACATTGGGTAAATCACTTTGTGTCTCTTAGGCTTAGACATGTTTTAGATTGTGAAAATAACTGAGAATGCACAGCAAACCCAGTGTGGCCTGTGTTTTTTGAGAGCCACGTTGCATGGCAGTATTGACTGTCCTCACTGTAAGGTGGAGTAGAGCTCATTCAATCTCTCCTGCAGATTGAAGTGgtaccttctgcctctgccctgatTATCAAAGCCCTCAAGGAACcaccaagagacagaaagaagcagaaaaacagtgAGTGGCCTTTTCCCTGGTAATTTGTGAGTGGTGTCTACCCAGTGATAACTTAGCTGCATGTGTTCCCTTTAACAAAACCTAGGGGTGGCAGAGGCATCTGATAAGCTGTTGGAGAGCCAGGCACTACCAAGAAGTGTCATGTGGCTCTCCCCAATCCCTAGTAGGGGGCTGGCCGTACTCTGTATGCAGGAGGGAAATAGTAATCGAGTAGAATGATAATGAAATAGTAGAATGAAATAATGATAACCAGAATCCGATCACTTCTGAGCTGGGTAATGCTCTGAACAGCTTGGGCCCAGTAAAATaaacttgtctttttttcatgtttagtctgggcagccccaatggcccagcagtttggccctgccttcagtctggggtatgatcctggagacccaggatccagtcccacgtcaggctccgtgagtggaacctgcttctctctgtcatgaataaataaaatcttaaaaaacaaaaatgatagtCTTATGTGTCTGTGTAAAATTAGCAAAGACTTGATTTTGCCCCAGCCACCCGCCACTGCACCTGATCAGTTTTCTGTTGGCTGGTGCAATCCAGTGGTGAGCTGACAGTAAACCCCAGCTTAGGAAACAGGGTTGTTCTTCATGTGGATGACTCTGTGCCGAAAGCATGGGAACAGCCTGGAAATTAAGATGAGGCAGCATATTACGTGGTCTGCTCTGGCCTTGGGTTGTGATAGAACTTacgctgtttttcttttctgcagtTAAGCACAGTGGAAATATCACTTTTGATGAGATTGTCAATATTGCCCGACAGATGCGACACCGATCTTTAGCCAGAGAACTTTCTGGTAAGTGGACAACATGGAACCACCTTAATTGTTATATGGGGTGTATTCACCAAGGGTAGAATTTCCCAGTTTGAAGGAATGTAAGCTGTAGTTGGGGTGCAGGGTCTTGTGGGTTTGAAGAAATGGATTGACATCGGTGAATATTTGGGGCTGGATGTGTTTAAATCTGGGTATCAAGGGACCCATGGAGTCTTTGCATTAAGAACTTACATATCTAAATCGAGTTCTGAATTGTGGATTAGAGCAGCAGAAATGTCACTCCATAAAATAGGGTTAATTCCTCCTTACCTGCGATGAAACTCCCCATGGCATTTCCCCATGGTATCCAAGGACTGAGGGATTGCAGTCCCTCTGATGGCAACTTTTCTTAATTATAGGAACCATTAAAGAGATCCTGGGGACTGCCCAGTCTGTGGGCTGCAATGTTGATGGCCGTCACCCTCATGACATCATAGATGACATCAATAGTGGTGCAGTGGAATGCCCAGCGGTGAGTGACTTCTGTTTCATTTGCCACCTAAAGCAGGGTGAGAGCCGG
The Vulpes vulpes isolate BD-2025 chromosome 2, VulVul3, whole genome shotgun sequence genome window above contains:
- the RPL12 gene encoding large ribosomal subunit protein uL11, which encodes MPPKFDPNEIKVVYLRCTGGEVGATSALAPKIGPLGLSPKKVGDDIAKATGDWKGLRITVKLTIQNRQAQIEVVPSASALIIKALKEPPRDRKKQKNIKHSGNITFDEIVNIARQMRHRSLARELSGTIKEILGTAQSVGCNVDGRHPHDIIDDINSGAVECPAS